A genomic region of Nitrospira lenta contains the following coding sequences:
- the rfaE2 gene encoding D-glycero-beta-D-manno-heptose 1-phosphate adenylyltransferase, producing the protein MPSKIVTKEQLVDQLQTLRAGGSRIVFTNGCFDLMHIGHTRYLQAAKALGDLLVVGVNSDESVRSLHKAPDRPIVPDAQRAEVLAALECVDFVVVFSESDPKALITMVQPDVLVKGGDWSLDRIIGRDVVEARGGLVRTIPLVPGFSTTALIHRIRSVSA; encoded by the coding sequence ATGCCATCTAAGATTGTGACCAAAGAACAATTGGTTGACCAACTCCAAACTCTGCGAGCCGGCGGTTCCCGTATCGTGTTCACCAACGGCTGTTTTGATCTCATGCATATCGGCCATACCCGCTACCTACAGGCGGCCAAAGCCCTGGGGGACCTCCTGGTGGTAGGGGTCAACAGCGATGAGTCCGTTCGGAGCTTACACAAAGCGCCGGACCGGCCGATTGTGCCCGACGCCCAACGGGCGGAGGTCCTCGCGGCGTTGGAATGTGTCGATTTCGTTGTGGTATTTTCCGAATCCGATCCCAAGGCGCTCATTACGATGGTTCAACCGGATGTGCTGGTCAAAGGCGGTGACTGGTCGCTGGATCGCATCATCGGACGGGACGTTGTGGAAGCGCGCGGAGGCCTGGTCCGAACCATTCCCCTGGTCCCCGGTTTCTCTACAACGGCATTGATTCACCGTATTCGCTCAGTCTCAGCTTAA
- a CDS encoding response regulator produces the protein MSASDHRLSFGTGRNIFKHGYQVTLIGVITVATLVSVVVGVTWLERRTVAASGETVSIMAAEVADKLDLLLKERIGDAQFLSESLAISGGTSVARHHILTTFHQAYPQYLWIGVADPDGHMTETTDLQARRLNVRASHWFQAVRQRHAGFYIGDIAPDEVSHGAETVSFSAPIVDHRVDVERQSIRGVVTTRVSAEQLEKLVTEAIGPFQRRTSFFHTVEYKVLREDGVVFIDSDVSRSGQVNLVRRNLPSVRLAASGESGYVEEEHLVRHVPVLTGYARLRRHDGDVESPKWTVLLRVDRAEVVAPVHRFFWTVGAAAVLIVGPLIGWLVYITRRAQVEWQDAQEERARARANEHWLQTILEVEPEGVLVTDRDRRVLQINPAGCALFDAAFPEEILGRDIAQWVHEDDRRAYEDAHAAALQGRGVLTSGRLLGLSGQSRWFEMTSVLLPGAQGASPSVLSVTRDITDQKYAQRRQALQHAVAKVLAEASTVEQAIPELLRVIGSSLEWQVGTFWLVQEKTRLLRCTQTWSAQPSLVEEFFEASRRETFSSDVGFPGRCWARGEPLWEPDVLRDRAFVRTAAASLNGLHAGCVFPVWLRASVFGIMEFFSREIHPRDADLLRTLATIGGQIGLFLERAEVEAALRETESRTRLIIDTALDAIVTMDPDGIITEWNAQAELLFGWQAHEAIGKDLADTIIPADHRDAHRAGLARYLKTGQVSILGRLVEVQACHRDGRMFPAELSIAHLRLDDTVVFSAFIRDISQRKESEQALSSYAQQLERSNYDLDEALGQARAATEAKSAFLATMSHEIRTPMNGVIGMTGLLLDTELTAEQREYGEAVRSCGDHLLTIINDILDFSKIEAGKLNLEIIEFDLRHAVEDSLDLLAERASSKQLNLACLFHADVLTALRGDPGRVRQVLTNLVGNAIKFTEQGDVVVQVRLASQQAGAVFVRFDVTDTGIGLSEAQQARLFQAFSQADGSTTRKYGGTGLGLAICKRLVELMGGEIGVASQPGAGSTFWFTARFELQGAAGDPVVPEALSVRGKRVLIVDDKPINCRILALLMKKWEVESTVISDHSDVLPHLHEQARSGLFYDAAIIDADLAKSDGLQLAQSVIATKGALRVILLTSVGRRGDAKAAKAMGISAYLTKPIRESQLVRCLAMVSEQPAVSSAGERMPPNQELVTRHTLAEAVTSSGMKILLAEDNIINQKVAVRMFERLGHRVDVVANGREAVEALSRLAYDLVFMDCQMPEMDGFEAAADIRRREAGARHTIVIAMTANAMQGDRERCLRAGMDDYVTKPITTESLAAVFERWRRPAVPVRVPEAAPYEGATIDPLVFDGLRVLSDEDDPGFLTRLVRHFLADTPDKLALLGTACRKGSAEEVQRIAHSLKGSASNLGALGLARLCDRVVAGAAQGLAVVPELLTELELEFHRVREQLERDLREAA, from the coding sequence ATGTCGGCCAGCGATCACAGGCTTTCGTTCGGTACCGGACGCAATATCTTCAAGCACGGCTATCAGGTCACCCTGATCGGGGTCATCACGGTCGCGACGCTCGTGTCGGTGGTTGTGGGGGTGACCTGGCTGGAGCGACGAACCGTGGCGGCATCTGGAGAAACGGTGTCGATCATGGCGGCGGAAGTGGCCGACAAACTTGATCTCCTGCTGAAAGAACGGATCGGCGATGCGCAGTTTCTTTCGGAGTCGCTGGCGATCAGCGGCGGAACGTCGGTTGCACGACACCATATTTTGACGACCTTCCATCAAGCCTATCCGCAATATCTTTGGATCGGAGTCGCTGATCCGGATGGCCATATGACCGAAACCACGGACCTTCAGGCGCGCCGGCTCAATGTCCGTGCCAGCCATTGGTTTCAGGCGGTGCGACAGCGGCACGCCGGGTTCTACATCGGGGATATCGCACCAGACGAAGTCAGTCACGGCGCAGAGACGGTTTCCTTCTCGGCTCCGATCGTGGATCATCGGGTTGATGTCGAGCGCCAATCGATTCGCGGGGTGGTGACGACGCGGGTGAGCGCTGAACAGTTGGAGAAACTCGTGACCGAGGCGATTGGTCCGTTCCAACGGCGGACATCGTTCTTTCACACGGTCGAATACAAAGTCCTCCGGGAAGACGGCGTGGTGTTCATTGATTCGGATGTCTCCCGCAGTGGGCAGGTCAACCTGGTACGGAGGAACCTTCCCTCGGTTCGGCTCGCGGCGTCGGGTGAGTCAGGCTACGTTGAGGAGGAGCATCTAGTCCGCCACGTACCGGTGCTGACCGGCTATGCCCGCCTGCGACGGCACGATGGTGATGTGGAGAGCCCCAAGTGGACGGTGCTCTTGCGGGTGGATCGAGCGGAGGTGGTGGCGCCGGTCCATCGGTTTTTTTGGACCGTGGGCGCGGCGGCGGTGTTGATTGTAGGGCCTCTCATCGGCTGGTTGGTCTATATCACCCGCCGTGCTCAAGTCGAGTGGCAGGATGCTCAGGAGGAGCGCGCGCGTGCGCGCGCGAACGAGCACTGGCTGCAGACCATTCTTGAAGTGGAGCCGGAAGGCGTCTTAGTCACCGACCGCGATCGGCGGGTGCTCCAAATCAATCCTGCCGGCTGCGCGCTCTTCGACGCCGCGTTCCCCGAGGAAATATTGGGGCGGGATATCGCGCAATGGGTGCATGAGGACGATCGCCGCGCATATGAGGATGCCCATGCCGCCGCCCTTCAGGGACGAGGGGTGTTGACCAGCGGGCGGCTGCTGGGATTGTCGGGGCAATCGCGCTGGTTTGAGATGACGTCGGTGTTGTTGCCCGGCGCTCAGGGCGCCAGTCCGTCGGTGCTGAGCGTCACGCGCGACATCACGGATCAGAAGTATGCGCAGCGTCGCCAAGCCCTCCAGCATGCGGTCGCGAAAGTCCTTGCCGAAGCGTCAACAGTCGAGCAGGCGATTCCCGAACTGCTGCGTGTCATCGGGTCGAGCCTCGAATGGCAGGTGGGCACATTTTGGCTGGTCCAGGAAAAGACGCGCCTGCTCCGCTGTACGCAGACATGGAGCGCGCAGCCCTCTCTTGTGGAAGAGTTTTTTGAGGCCAGCCGTCGCGAGACCTTTTCGTCCGATGTCGGATTTCCCGGCCGGTGCTGGGCGCGCGGCGAGCCGCTGTGGGAGCCGGATGTCTTGCGGGATCGCGCCTTTGTCCGCACGGCGGCTGCCTCGCTAAACGGGCTGCATGCCGGCTGCGTGTTTCCCGTCTGGCTGCGGGCCAGCGTGTTCGGCATCATGGAGTTCTTCAGCCGGGAGATCCATCCGCGCGACGCGGACCTCTTGCGGACGCTCGCGACGATCGGAGGCCAGATCGGGCTCTTTCTGGAACGGGCGGAGGTGGAAGCCGCGCTGCGAGAAACTGAGAGCCGGACGCGCCTCATCATCGATACGGCGCTGGATGCGATCGTCACGATGGATCCGGACGGGATCATCACGGAGTGGAATGCGCAAGCGGAGCTGCTCTTCGGCTGGCAGGCGCACGAAGCGATCGGCAAAGATCTTGCCGACACCATCATTCCCGCCGATCATCGGGATGCGCATCGAGCCGGGCTGGCACGGTATCTCAAGACGGGCCAGGTGAGCATTCTCGGGAGGCTGGTGGAAGTCCAGGCGTGCCATCGTGACGGGCGGATGTTTCCGGCCGAACTCTCTATCGCGCATTTGCGCCTGGATGACACGGTGGTGTTCAGCGCCTTCATCCGGGATATCTCTCAGCGCAAGGAATCGGAGCAAGCCCTGTCGTCCTATGCGCAGCAGTTGGAACGCAGCAATTACGACCTTGATGAAGCCTTGGGCCAGGCGCGCGCCGCTACTGAAGCCAAGTCCGCGTTTCTGGCGACGATGAGTCACGAGATCCGGACGCCGATGAACGGCGTCATCGGGATGACGGGGTTGCTGCTCGACACGGAGTTGACGGCGGAGCAACGGGAGTATGGCGAAGCCGTGCGGAGTTGCGGCGATCATCTGCTGACGATCATCAATGACATTCTGGATTTCTCAAAGATCGAAGCGGGCAAGCTGAATCTCGAGATTATCGAGTTCGACCTGCGGCACGCCGTCGAGGATTCGCTGGACCTGCTTGCGGAACGGGCCTCATCCAAACAGTTGAATCTGGCGTGCCTCTTTCACGCCGACGTGCTCACGGCGTTGCGCGGCGATCCCGGACGAGTGCGCCAGGTGCTGACCAATCTGGTGGGGAACGCCATTAAGTTTACCGAGCAGGGAGATGTCGTCGTGCAGGTCCGGCTTGCTTCTCAGCAAGCCGGCGCGGTCTTCGTCCGGTTCGATGTCACGGACACCGGGATCGGCCTGTCGGAGGCCCAGCAGGCTCGGTTGTTCCAAGCGTTCAGTCAGGCCGATGGCTCCACGACGAGAAAATACGGAGGAACCGGATTAGGGCTGGCGATTTGTAAACGCCTGGTCGAGCTGATGGGGGGAGAGATCGGCGTGGCCAGCCAGCCGGGAGCCGGCAGTACGTTCTGGTTCACTGCCCGCTTTGAACTGCAAGGCGCAGCGGGTGATCCGGTTGTGCCGGAAGCGCTCTCGGTGCGGGGGAAACGCGTGTTGATCGTCGACGACAAGCCGATCAATTGCCGGATTCTCGCCCTGCTCATGAAGAAATGGGAAGTGGAGTCCACGGTCATCAGCGACCATTCGGATGTCCTTCCGCATCTTCACGAACAAGCGCGCAGCGGCCTGTTCTATGACGCCGCCATCATCGATGCCGATCTGGCGAAGTCCGACGGACTGCAACTGGCGCAATCCGTGATTGCGACGAAAGGGGCGCTGCGTGTGATCCTGTTGACCTCGGTCGGAAGGCGAGGCGATGCGAAAGCGGCCAAGGCGATGGGGATCTCAGCCTATCTCACCAAGCCGATCAGAGAAAGCCAGCTCGTGCGCTGTCTGGCCATGGTGTCGGAGCAACCGGCTGTCTCGTCCGCCGGCGAGCGGATGCCGCCGAACCAAGAGTTGGTGACCCGGCACACGCTTGCCGAGGCCGTGACATCGTCGGGGATGAAGATTTTGCTCGCTGAAGACAACATCATCAATCAGAAGGTCGCCGTTCGGATGTTCGAGCGGCTGGGGCATCGCGTGGATGTCGTGGCCAACGGCCGTGAAGCGGTCGAGGCGCTCTCGCGTCTTGCGTATGACTTGGTGTTCATGGATTGCCAGATGCCGGAAATGGACGGCTTCGAAGCGGCCGCGGACATTCGCCGGCGCGAGGCCGGGGCTCGGCATACCATCGTCATTGCCATGACCGCGAACGCCATGCAGGGCGATCGGGAGCGCTGCCTGCGGGCCGGGATGGACGACTATGTGACGAAACCGATCACGACTGAATCGTTGGCGGCGGTGTTTGAGCGTTGGCGGCGGCCGGCTGTTCCAGTCCGTGTTCCGGAGGCGGCGCCGTATGAGGGGGCCACGATTGATCCGCTGGTATTCGACGGGCTCAGGGTGTTGAGCGATGAGGACGATCCAGGGTTTTTGACCAGACTCGTGAGGCACTTCCTGGCCGACACGCCGGACAAGTTGGCGCTGTTAGGTACCGCCTGTCGCAAAGG